The segment ACCCTGAACCTATTCTGAAAATAACTACAGACTACAATGTTTGACACTGTAGTTCTGACATtagataaaaattctaaattatcTGAGCAATCAATGTAAACAAGCTTCaattttcaaaatagaaaaaaaatttccgTAAACATTAAAAACCTACCtgcaaaaaaattatatatatcattATCCAGTTGTGTATATTGAGAATtcctttttagttctgttttacaTGTTTCAAACATCATCTAATTAAATGAGACATCTTAGTTTTCCCTAATAGGTGCCTCTGCAGCCAAAGGTTTTAGAATCAGTTCAACTGCTTTTGCTGAAGTCACTATTTTGGCTTTCATATAATCCCCCTAACAATAGACATCACCTAGTTCTTTCTGTAGTGAGAGGAGGTTGTTTGCATCATGGCCACATTTTTATCCTGctttgtaaaataaatgtaacTGACTCTATGAGATCTCAGCCCCAGCTCTTTGATTATAAGGAGCATGTAGCTTTACAAATGCATTAAAACTCATTCTGGCAACTTTTCTATCACTTTCATTCTGCTTTCAAGTTTGAGATATTGAAAAGTCTTCAACTTCATCACCTCTGCTAGTCATTTTGATGAAAGaatagattttttgtagatactgTAGCTTTGATTTGATGTTTAATACTCTCACTTTTAAAATCTGAACTTGGAACAAAGTACTGTAGTTTATGAGACCTTGTTAGGGAGGAGTGGACTATTCAGTAACTATTACAATAATTTAGAcactaagaattttattttataaattatggagaggggcaggccccgtggcttagcggttaagtgcgcgcgctccgctgctggcagcccgggttcggatcccgggcgcacactgacgcaccgcttctccggccatgctgaggccgcgtcccacgtacagcaactagaaggatgtgcatctatgacatacaactatctactggggctttaggggggaaaaaaattatggaGAAAGAGGCTTTTAATgttctatcttttcttttgaattcttcTCCATTATTCTATTCCTCTGTGCAAACTACATTCAAATAACTACCTTAAAAACAGACTgatattgaatatttaaaaaccaGTTGAAAAACTCCTTAAATTAAAATCAGCTTATTTGAATTAACAATGATTTTTCCCTGGAGGAGGACCCTATGGGTAACTAACTGCCCATGTTTTGTGTCATTTcctaataatcaaaacaaacccATTTAAGTACCACTTAAGGCAGAGCTAATGACTTCTCAAATTTcacattaaactttaaaaaaaagatataaatgtattttaaatgactCCAACACTATCTAGGGAAAATAGCTACATGGATGTGACAATAAGTGATTTGGCTGTTTGGCTGTGTTAAAGAAATTGTGTACATCGTCCTAAATCTCCTCTGAAGGAGACTTTCTTTTACCAAATTCATGTACTTTcttctatgccaatcctcccctgcTCCCACCACTTCTGTCAAAGGCTCTTAAATATACACTTGTATACCTGGTGAACAATGAACAATATATTCATTTCTTTGAAATGTTGTACTATACATTCACTTGGTATTCTCCAAAAGCAGTTATTCTGACACCAAGGCACCTTAATAACATCTCTACACCTCAAATATACATGTGGCATTAAGTGAGAACTTAAATTTccctttagttttgttttcataaaccttttctaaaatataaattcctTGAAATGAATTTAGGCAATGAAGTAGATAAGTCACATTGAATAGCTTCTAGAATCAGAGAAACATTCTGATAGACTGggctttcaaaatatttgtttttcataatcaTTTCACTTAGGATATAGACAAACAAAGGTTTTTTGTCCAGGTTTGGCTCAGTGACAGTGAAAACAGACAACATTCAAGTACTGTTAGAGAAAGGCAGCCCTACAAGGATATGTGTCCATATAGGTCAATCTGCAAAGGAGGACTATCTTAATTATCCTGCAGTATATTTGACCAAAAAAACCTTTTGAAATCGTTTTTACTTTCGGGTCTGTGGCAGCCTTCCAAAGGTCCTGAAGGTCTTGTACATGTCCATGAGATGTCATCATTTTATCGTAGATGCAGGGATGATAAGGAGTTTTACCTTCCCCAGAGAAAAACACATGGTATTgtggtactatccccattttattggcACAGAGGCCCATGAACACATCGTCTATGTAAAGACTAGAGTTAATCGTCTGTGATGCCTCATAGACTTTGGCAGCTACATCATTGGAGATCACATAGGCAGCTCCAGCGGTATAGTCAGGGTAAGCTGGCCACTGGTACATTTCATAGGAGACATAGTATTTGCTGCTTTTGTCTCTAACGGGAGGGGCACCGAGATGAACACGACCAATCCAAAAGTCTTGAACACCAATTTGTGCTAAACTTTGAAGGTATTCAATAAGATTTGGCATGTGAATAAATATGTCATCATCAGCAGTCATAAGGAATTTGGCATGTGGACAAAAGCTATTTGCCCAACTGAACTGCAGAAGTAATTTAAGAGTAAGATTGTAGAAAGAATCCACAAAGTCTTGCTGAATTATATCATTGTACGTTTGATCTTCCCACACCAGGTTTCTTTGCAGTTCTTCTCTGGTCAGTGGGTTAAAAGGTGTCCCTAAGGCAAACAGAGTTTTGATGTTGGCATTAAGTTGAGACCGAA is part of the Diceros bicornis minor isolate mBicDic1 chromosome 15, mDicBic1.mat.cur, whole genome shotgun sequence genome and harbors:
- the B3GNT5 gene encoding lactosylceramide 1,3-N-acetyl-beta-D-glucosaminyltransferase isoform X1, translated to MMVVRMFVSSRRVKIWQLVNLFAISSILTFMFYWGTTDNLVVSHMKSYSYRYLINSYDFVNDSLSLKHSMDGATRYQYLINHKEKCQAQDVLLLLFIKTAPENYDRRSAIRKTWGNEEYVRSQLNANIKTLFALGTPFNPLTREELQRNLVWEDQTYNDIIQQDFVDSFYNLTLKLLLQFSWANSFCPHAKFLMTADDDIFIHMPNLIEYLQSLAQIGVQDFWIGRVHLGAPPVRDKSSKYYVSYEMYQWPAYPDYTAGAAYVISNDVAAKVYEASQTINSSLYIDDVFMGLCANKMGIVPQYHVFFSGEGKTPYHPCIYDKMMTSHGHVQDLQDLWKAATDPKVKTISKGFFGQIYCRIIKIVLLCRLTYMDTYPCRAAFL